CACGGGCCGACAAGACGATCACCGAAGACGATATGCGAAATGAGACCACGGGACTGGAAGGGATGATCTTTCAATACGATGTGGATCGCCGCGGTGAGATCCGAAACGTTCGACTCTGCAAGGATCAACAACTCGGCCAGCCCAAGCGGGGTGAAGGTGCTACAATTGAACAGATCCTGCTACAGGAGGATGACGATAAACCAAGCATTATCAGTCTGTAGCATCATCCCCTCATGTATTATGAATAGCTACTCCCGATTCTTCGAAGACCAACTGCTCGGGAGAGATCGAAGCGACATGGGAGTACTTCTCAATACCGCTCCCTCGCTACGGGTTGGGACCTGAATTGGATTTCCGGTAGGGAATCCAATTCTTAAAGGTCCTGCACCCGGCTCGGTGCACGGTTTTGACAATCAGTGGCGACACGAAGCGCCCTCTTGCATCACGCCCTCGGATTCCATCCTCGTCCGTTCCTGCAACGGCCGCTCCGTCCGCCACAATAGTGATGGGTTTGAAGATTGAAAACAACCTGATCCGACCGGAATCCCGGAGGGTGGAGGTGGGATCAGCGCAATCATGAGCGAGGAGATTCTGGAGGCACCCGAACCCTTGCGGTGAGTGGTGCTGGAGGAATCTTCGGAAGCGAATGATTGCGGGCAGGACTTGAAGACGAAGCAATCGACTCCGGTTAAGTTGGCCCCGTTAATGTCTCACGCCGAAGAGTGCGCCAAAATCTCCCCCCCCGTACCCCCTACCGGGGGTTTGAAAATAGGGGTGTCAGGCGGGGGGGCGAGATCGAAAATCGGGACATAGCGCCGAGGGCATTCCGCGTACAAATCCGCGTCTTGAAAACACGCCAGCGCGACTTCAGAAGCAAAATGCGGAGCGGGGGGGCGAATCGAATCTTATCGAACAAGAAGGCTTTACTCGCGCACAGTTCTAAAAATGGGAACTGCGGGAGTATCCACCGCTCCCGCAGGTATAACCACAACACTGGCATAGTTGCCTAGTCGCTTGTCTGGCCCTAGGTGGCGACCAGCTTTGTCTCTGGGGTGCGACAGTGGTTCTCCCGTCCCGTTGAGGTTTCGTGGTTATGTTCTTTCCGGTCTACGATTGAGTCTGAGGATAAGTCGGAACGGGTTTTTGCCCCAGTTTCAGTTTTCCTACCATAAGGAAACTCCTTTGGAGGAATGAAAATAATGCAAGCAGTTCTCGCGCCAATCTGGAACGAGTGTCTGAACCTAGCAAAAACGCTGTCGCGCAACTGCTATCTGGCCTGTAATGGACTCAGGGTGTTTCGAAAGTACGCATTGTGGTGAAATGAGATGAGATTGACCAAATGAGTCTTGCTGTCTTCGTGAAACCTAAGTGGTAGCCGAAGTGCCCTTACGCGGCTGTCGGTCGTTGAAGCTCACTAGAGCCCCAGATCCAAGGCAGTGGAATCTCGGAAGACCTCATCCAGATTGTATCGCGTGTAGACGGCAATCATGCGAGCTGTCTTGTGAGCGGACTGCCGCATGATATCGCTGGTCTTTGCGCCGCGAGAATCCGCCTCCGTTACAAAGCCAGCACGCAGGCTGTGACTCGCATAGTGATCCGGGTTAAGGCCGATGGCGGCGACGGCGCGTTTGATGGCCCGCGAGACGCCCTTGTTGCTCATCGCCTCATCGAGAATCTCCTCGGCATTGGTGATTGAGCGAAAAACGCTTCCGGTTTCGATGGCGCCGGAATCCATCCACGCTTTCAACGCTCGCACTGGACAAGTCTCAGATTTCCTTCCGCAACGGATGAGCTTGATGTGACCTTCACCGTCTTGGTCGGTCTTACTGCGGCGGATCTCGATGATCAGTCCCTGCCGGTGTGATTGGATATCCTTGAACTGGAGCGCGGCCAGTTCGGAGCCGCGACACCCGGTCGCGAAGCCGATCAAAAGGAGTGCCTTGTCCCGAAGCCCCCGAGGATTGCATGCGAACGTCTTCACGATTTTCTGGATGTCTTCGGTGCGAAGCGCGTCCTTGCGCTCCTGCTTCACAGACTTCTCCCGCCTGATGCCCTTAAGGACGCGAAGGACACGAGGATCGGATGCTGGATCTCCAAGTCCCGCTTCCTTGTGCACGTGGCTCAGAGATGCCTTGCGCCGTTCGATGGTCGCGAGTTTGCGCGGTGCTCCCCAGTCTCCATCTCCCAGCGCGGCAAGATATGCGCAAATGGTCTCGGGGCTGGCCGGAATAGATGAGAGCCCGCGACTCTCGCAATACGCCGCGAAGTCCTTTAAGTCTGATCGGTAAGCGCGCAGTGTCGCGGACGCCCAAGATCCGGCGTAGTGCTCCCCGGCTCTCCGGATGTCTCGGTCGAATCCGATGCGAGCGGTGGCGGCCTGTTCAGGTGTGGGATTGCCAGTGCTATCAGGCGACGCGATCTCCTCGCCCGAGAAGAGGGCCAACTCGGTTGCTGCCGGTGTTTCCATGATTTTGCCTCCGTGCCTCAAGTGTCTGATAACATCCCTTATCAGACGGTGATTTTGGGTGTCAGAACATCGGGACGCATGAGGGAAACAATTTGAGCAATCGTCAGCCTCAGAGAGGTGCTGCAACCCCGCTCCCAGTGTTCTGCGCCAAGAGGTGACAGAAGCCATTCGAGGCACACTACTGACCCCGGATCTCCCGTCTCGACCGAGATCGAAATGGAAATCATTAATACATGGATACTTGAAAAAAAAGAACTTAGGACTTGACGGGGGGATGCCTTTGATCGCATGGTTCCCCTGAATCGCGGTGAAACTCGCCGCCCAATATATCCACGAAAATCCCAATCCAAAAGAACACCATTTTCTGGACGCTCAAATATAGCGTCTCCGGATCGGCAAGGCACGTCCGTGCAATCGTGCGCGCTGCCTCACCGGTCTCCGGAAAGGGGATACCGCATGTCTGATATCGCTCGAAGTCCGCCGTAGGTGGGATTGCCGTCGAAGTCTACTCGCAACCAACAACCTCGACTTCTTGAAAGGAAACAAAACTATGGAATACACGGAAATCGCTTGGACCACGCACACTTTTAACGGCTGGGAAGGATGCTCGAAAGTGAGCAGCGGCTGTAAATTCTGTTACGCCTCGGGCATTGCCAAACGCTTCGAGAGCAACAGGGGAGTCATCTGGGGACCCCATGGGACTCGGGTGAGAACAAGCGAGCAAAACTGGAAGAAGCCCCTCACGTGGAACCGGAAGGCTGAGAAGAATGGCGAACGCTACCGAGTGTTCACCGCATCGATGTCGGACGTTTTCGAGGAGAATTGGGATGAAGCCCTCGATCCGTGGCGAACGGATCTGTTTGACCTGATCGAGACCACACCGAACCTCGACTGGCAGATCCTTACCAAGAGACCCGCGGCCATCGCCCCAACGCTGAAGCGACTCGGATATCCCAAGGATTTCTTCCTCTCCCTCGGAAACGTCTGGCTCGGAACGTCGACAGAGAACGCTGATTGGGCGAGAAGGCGTATTCCGCCCCTGACCAAGATCCCAGCCGCAGTGCATTTTATTTCGGCGGAGCCACTACTCGGCCCAATCCCTAACCTCCCGTTGGACCATATCGAGTGGGTGATTGTGGGAGGCGAATCAGGTCCCAAGGCTCGCCCGATGGAGGCTGACTGGGTGCGTGAGATCAGAGATCAGTGTCTCGCATCGGGGACTCCATTCTTCTTCAAGCAGTGGGGTGGCGCGAGAAAGAAGCTCTCCGGAAAGCTGCTGGAAGCTCGCGAATGGACACAGATCCCAACCAGAACTCTGCCGAAGGAGGAGACACCATGTATGTGATGGTAACGAAGAAAGGCAAGGTCAAGGCATGCTCTTCGCCGTCCATTATCGACAGCGGGTTTGGGGGCTTGTACGTGGCCAAAGATGGAACTGTCTGCGGGACGGCGCCCGGTATCACCAACCGAACTTGGGCAAAGCTGAGAAAGAATGGGGATGGTGATTGGGAAGTTATCGACTGGAACGTCAATCCCACGAACCAGTTCGCCCCGGCGAGTCCAGACTCACCTGAACCATGGCTAGCACTCTGGCACTCGATTCCAGAGATCGACAGTGGGCTGCCCGGACCGTGAACCGGGCAGAGATCCCCGCCAGCTCTCGCAGACAGATCTTCAGTTGATCTGTTGATCAATCTGGCACAACCGCAGAGCAAACGCAGAGCGTCTAAGATTCAACTGAAGAGCGAATGAGTCCGCTGTAGAATTCCGGTGGGCTCCTTCGCCATTTGACCCTCGCGATAGACGCAAAACGTGGAAGGGGATACATCATCATTGCACGCCTATTGGATAAGCATCCCCGGATCAGGCCATGAACGCTCCGATTCAGTACTCGAAGCCCGGAGGCTCCTCAGGAATTAGGTGTGAATACAATCGGAAGCAGACTGATCGGTCATGCCCCAACCATTTGGCGAGGTAATCTAGACTCCAGCCGGATCTCATCAGTGCATTTGAGGCAAAGCCGTGGCGGTAGGCGTGCACGCCTTTGTACTCGATCTTCTCCGCGGGGCAGAAGCGGTACTTCAGCGTTTTGCGGTACCAGTTGTGGTACTTCCAGATGATCGGCAGATCCCTCTGCCATGATTTTCCGTGATGCTTCCGGCTCATCCCGATCAGCGTTTGAAGGTCATTCCACACACCACTGAAATCGCCTGTGAGAGTCAAATTTCTGGTCTCACGCTTCTTGTTCTTCGCCACTAGAACTTGACGGTTCTGCTTGTCGACATCGGAGAATTGCAGCCCCATCAACTCACTATACCGGAGACCGGTGAATGCATAGATTCGAGTCATGAGTTCGAATAACCGCCAGTCATCCCCTTCGGCAGATCTCTCCTTAGCTGATTTGAGGATCTTCCGGACTTCTTCCGGATAGTAGATTTTTCGTTCTTCGACCTCTTGGGAGTGGCTCTTCTTCGGCCGGTGGACCCGCTTCACCGGGTTCTTGAGGTCGTAGTAGTTATAGACCGCAGACAGCCAGTTGATGTGCTCCGACACGGTCTTGTGACCAAGGCGCCGATCAGTTTCTCTCTTGTGATTGATGACCTTTTGCTGGCGAAGCCAGCCTGCCCAGCGCTCGATATCCTGTTTCGTGAGTTCTGGAAGACATGACTGACACCCGAAGAATTTCTCGAATCTGCGCTCGAAACGCTCGATATTCCCCAAAGTGCTCTCAGCCCTCCCACGAGCTTTGAGGGTTTTTCGGTACTCCCTAAACAACGTGAAGCTGCTGACATCAGGGGTGGCGTGAGGGTCCTTGTCTCTGCCGTTCTCTTCCCAGACTCTCGTCGCCGCTACTTCTCTTGCGCGGGCAAATACGTTCTGCTTCGTGCTGAATCTTATCCTCCTCCCGGCATATGTTGTGAAGTAGCACGACCAAATGCCCCGCCTCGGGCTCTTCTCGAAGTACGTAGTCGTTGTGCCGATGGTCTCGATCTTCTTCATGGTGATCTTGTTCCCGAAATGCTTTCATTAATCAAGCCCTGTTTGGGGCTCAGAAACAAGGGAAAACATTGGAAAGTTTCCAGTGTTTTAATGTGGTCTATTCTTTCTAACTCTAATAGTTCTAGGGCTGTGTGCACGGTTGTGGGGCTGGGGTTTTGGTTCAAATCCAGTCGCCCCGACCATTTTCAAGCTGACCCCAAGAGCCTCGGGATTCGATCCCGGGGCTCTTTTTTCGTTTCGACGTGTTGCGGGTAAAGCGCTGCACCGCTCCAACGGCAGTTTGGATCGTGCGGAGGCCTAAGGGCTCTTGACCACTGGCGGCACGGCGCGCCTAATTTCCTGTTCAGTTGGCAGGTACTTTCGGACGTGGGATTCTTGCATGGCAGACGGTACGAACAACGGTAGCAACGGCAGCGGGGCCGACGGCGCTTTGACCAAAGGGCATGTGGATGTGTCGGACCGATTCCTGTGCGTGCACGGGCATTTCTATCAGCCGCCGCGGGAAAATCCCTGGCTGGAGACGATCGAGGAGCAGCCGACCGCCGCGCCGTTCCACGACTGGAACGATCGCATCACCAACGAATGCTATGGCCCGAACACGGCCGCGCGCGTCGTCAATTCCGAGGGCGAGATTCTCGACATTCGGAATAACTACGAGAAAATCAGCTTCAACATCGGCCCCACGTTGCTTTCCTGGATGGAGCACCACGCCGAGGACATTTATCATGAGATTCTGGCGGCCGATGCCCGATCAGTTGTCGAGCGCGGCGGCCATGGCAATGCCCTCGGACAGGTCTACAATCACCTGATCATGCCATTGGCGTCACGGCGCGAGAAGAACACCCAGATCATCTGGGGTATGGAAGACTTCCGGCGCCGTTTCCGTCGCGATCCCGAAGGTTTCTGGCTTTCCGAGACCGCCGTCGATGTTGAGACGCTCGAAGTGCTGGCCGCGAATGGCGTTGTCTATACGGTGCTTGCGCCGCGCCAGGCGAAAGCCTTCCGCGTGCTGGATGGCACTGGCGGATGGCGCAGTGCAGATGGTGGCCGCATCGATCCGAGCCGTCCGTACATTTGCTCGCTGCCTTCCGGGCGTCACATCGTCCTCTTCTTCTACGATGGGCCGATCAGCCAGGCTGTCGCGTTCGAGGGTCTGCTGACCGACGGCAATCGTTTCGCCGAGCGCTTGACCAGCGGCTTCTCACGTCATCGCACCTGGCCGCAGCTTGTACACATCGCGACAGACGGCGAGTCCTATGGTCACCATCACCTCCACGGCGAAATGGCGCTGGCCTACGCGCTGCACGTCATCGAGGCACGGTCGCAGGCGCGCCTGACGAATTACGGCGAGTACCTGTCGCTTGTTGCACCGAACTGCGAGGCCCAGATCTGGGAGAACAGCTCGTGGTCGTGCGTGCATGGCGTGGAGCGTTGGCGTTCCGACTGCGGATGCTCGACTGGCGGGCACCAGGGATGGAATCAGAAGTGGCGTCGTCCGCTTCGCGATGCCTTCGATCTGATCAAGGCAAAGGCGGACGAGATCTTCGATGTCGAAGCGGCACGATTCTTCCGCGAGCCATGGGAAGCGCGCGACGCCTACATCGACGTCTTGCTGAATCGAACTCCGGACCAGACATTCGATTTCCTGTCGCAGCACAAAGAGCACGACCTCGAACCAGAAGAGCGTCGCGAGGCACTCAGTCTGCTCGAAATGCAGCGCAACTCGATGCTCATGTACACGAGCTGTGCGTGGTTCTTTGACGAGCTCAGCGGAATCGAGACGGTGCAGACGTTGAAGTACGCGGCACGCCTGTTGCAGTTGATCCAGCGTTACGCCCCAAAGCTCGAAGCCGAATTCGTCGCCGTTCTGGAGAAGGCCCCCAGCAATATTCCCGCGTTTGAGAACGGCCGTGCGATCTGGCATCGCCTTGTGAAACCACAAGTCGTGGATTTGCACCGCGTGGTTGCGAACTACGCGATTCTGAATTTCGATCGGCACTTCGAGGGTTCTATCGAGCACTACTGCTACGAGATCAATGAGAGCGATTCGCACTCCGGCCAATATGGCAACAGCCGTCTGAAGATTTCGCGTTTCACGGCCGCCTCGCGCCTGGCGGGGGAGACGCTCGAGGGCGTCGTTTGCGTGTTGCACTTCGGCGGTCACGACTTCCAGTGCAAGATCCGCGGTCCGTTGGACCTGGCCGATTACGAGGACCTGCAGTCAGACCTTTTCAAGATCTTCAGCCGACGTTCCTTGACCGAGGTTGTACGCGCGATCGATGCGCACTTCGGCGGGCGCGACTACACGTTGTCTGACCTTTTCGGCGAGTGTCAGCGCGAGATTCTAGGCCGCGTCACTGTTGGCGCATTCGAGCGTTTCGAGTCCACGTTGAATCTGATGTACGACGAGAATCGCAAGTTGATGGAGTACCTGTTGGAGAGCGGCGCGCCGCTGCCTCCAGGCTTCCTGGCAGTGGGCGAGTACGTCCTGCGTGCGCGGCTGAAGGATGAACTCGCGGTCTTTGTGAGCAATCCAGAGCAATCGACCGCTCTCGAGACCGCAAAGGAGGCGCGCCACATCGGGCTCAACATCGTCGACGAAGGTCTGCGCGGCGATCTGGCGCGAGCGCTCGAGCAGGTCTTCCACGATCTCGCGTTGATGCCGACCGGCGGGCTTTGCCGCATCGCGAATCAGCTTCTCGACATCATTGAGATTCTGGATGTACACCTCGACCTTTGGGAAGCGCAGAACATCTGCTTCGCTCTGGTGTACGGCCGTGATCTTCCTTCGCATCTCGCGCGACAGACGCGCTATCGCCGCCGGCCGAACTCACCGGTTTTCCCGGCGCTGCGCGAACTGGCCGATCGCCTCCGCATCAGCCGAACGCCACTTCGTTCTGCTTCCGATATCGAAGAAGCCAGTATGAGTGGCTGAGCAAGCTACTCTTCCACTTTGCCCATTCGTACTTCGCTGAGTTCGAGGATGTAGTAGCTGTCCTCCTGCTCAATGTACTGGCAGGTGAAGTAGTAGCTGTCCTTTGGCGCCGTGTATTCCTTATCGTCCCAATAGCCGAACCCGAGCGTGTCGCCGCGTTGAGCCCACTCGACGCTCATAATGATGCCGTCGGTGGTCTCTCGTCCGACGTACTGACTCAGGTAGCCGAGCCCCTCATCGATCGACAGGCCGGCCGGCATGTCGATCTTCTCCAGGGAGATCGCGTTGATGGCCTTGAAGCCGCCGAACCCGATCGCAGCAAAGAGGATCACACCAAATACGCAGAGGAAGAGAATCCGAAGCGTGCCTCCGGAACTCGGCTGATCGACATTGCCTGCAATGATATCGTCGAGCGATGCACTCTCACGGCTGGAGCGGGAATCGTACGGATCCTGGCGCGACATAGAGGCCTCCTGGGGAGACTTGGCTAATGCTGTGATCAGGATCGAATTAGCTCGCATCGGTGACGCGGAGTCAATTGTAACGGACTGTAAATTGAGTGATCTATCTCGCGCGGGAATAGACCGTGAAAAAATTCACAATCTTGCTTGACGCAGGCGCGGCAATATGTTTGTGAATTGTTTCACAAGAAGCCCGAAGAGGAGAGTTGGAGGGAGGGCTTCCCGATATACGATCGCCACCCGGACGCTGATTGCAGCCGGGTGGCGCCTCAATCAAGGGGACCCAAAAACCGATTGCCGCCTTCTGGGAGGGGGGCGCTTCGGGGGGGATTCCCCGTATCCAGGGGTTGATCATGCGGACGATCGAACGAATGGGCTTCGACGGTTTGCTCGATGCTCTGAAGGCCTGGGGGTACACGCTGATTGGCTCCCGAGTCGCTCAGTCGGCGGTAACGTGGGGCGAGATTGACTCGTCGGCGGACCTGCCCGCGGGCTGCCATGACGAGCAGGCGGGCGGGCGCTACCGCATCTCGCGCAACGGACGAGCTGCGTTGTTTGACTACGCGGCGGGGCCGCAATCGCTGAAGAAGTACTTCTTCCCTGCGCAGCGTCAGTTGTGGCGCGTGGAACGTGGCCGAAACGGTTCGCCTCGGAAGATCATTCCCGGCGATCTCACGACACCGAAGCTCGCGTTCATCGGCGTACGGCCTTGCGAACTGGCCGCGATCGCAGTGCAGGATCGAACCTTCTTGAACGGACGCTACGTCGATCCGTACTACAAGGCACAACGCGAGAATTCTCTCCTCGTCGCGGTCAATTGCACGAACCCATCGGGTACCTGCTTCTGTGCGTCGATGAAGACGGGGCCGAAGGCGACGGAAGGGTTCGACATTGTTCTGACAGAGGTCTTCGAAGGAGACCGTCATTACTTCGTTGCCGACGGTGGAAGCGAAGAAGGGCGGAACGTTCTCGCCCAGGTCACCAGCAACACGTCCAGCGATCACGAGATCGCGGCGGCACGGCGGGTCTCAGAATCCGCCGCCAAGCGGATGGGCCGCCAACTGGATACGACACAAATCAAAGAACTGCTGTATCGCAACGACGAGCACCCCCGTTGGGATGACGTAGAAGAACGCTGTCTCTCCTGCGGCAACTGCACGTTGGCTTGCCCGACCTGTTTCTGTCACACCGTGGAGGATGTGTCGGATCTGGACGGCCAGGCGGCGTCGCGTGTGCGGCGGTGGGACTCGTGCTTCTCGATCGACTTCTCCTATATCCACGGCGGCAGTGTGCGAACATCCGGCCGGGCTCGGTATCGGCAATGGATTACGCACAAGCTGGCGGCGTGGAACGATCAGTTTGGAACTTCCGGGTGCGTGGGCTGCGGCCGGTGCATCACCTGGTGCCCCGTGGGGATTGATATCACCGAGGAAGTGCGGGCTATCCGCGAAACGGAACCGCCGCGGAGCCGTGTGAAATCCCATGGAAAGAAGTAGAATATGAAAACGCTCGAATCCATTCTGGGAGAGCATCCCTTCTTCAAAGGTCTCCCACTCGAACACCTGGAGACATTGAAGGGATGCGCAACAAACGCGGTGTTTGAGAAAAACACCTACTTGTGCCGCGAGAATCAGGACGCCGACACGTTCTACGTGATTCGTGCCGGCAGGGTTGCGTTGGAAACCGACGCCCCACCTCGCGGAATCATTCCCATCCAGACCGTCGGTGCAGGCGAGATTCTCGGTTGGTCCTGGATCATTCCACCGCACGAGTGGCGCTTCGATGGCAAGGCCACAGAACTGACACGCGTGATCTCTCTCGACGCGAAATGCCTGCGCGACAAGTGCGAGGCGGATCATCACCTGGGCTTCGAACTCGTGAAGCGTTTTTCACAGGTGATGGCAACACGTCTCGCCGCGACGCGCTTGCAACTTATGGACATCTACAACATCGAATCCGGGAAGACACGATGAAGACACTTGCCATGCCTGAAGCGGCCGTCCGCGACCCGATGGTTCCGACGCCTTACGTGATCGAGTCCGTGCGTCGCGAAACGCACGATACATTTACGCTCGAGATGGTGCCGGAGGATGGAACAACGCGGCTGAATTTCAAGCCGGGGCAGTTCAACATGCTCTATGTATTCGGCGTTGGCGAGATTCCGATCTCGATCAGCGGCGATCCGGCGCATCCAGAGACTCTGACGCACACAACGCGCGCCGTCGGCGCCGTGACCAAGGCGATGCAGCGCCTGAAGAAAGGCGACGTGCTGGGTGTGCGTGGTCCATACGGAACGCAATGGCCGGTCGAAGAAGCGATGGGACACGACATTGTGATCGTCGCCGGCGGCATTGGTCTGGCGCCGCTGCGTCCGATCATCTATCGCGTCCTGTCGGAACGAGAGCGTTTCGGCCAGGTCGTTCTGCTGTATGGAACACGGAGCCCGTCGGATATCTTGTTCAAGAAGGAACTGCAGCGCTGGGGCGGCAGCTTCGGCATGGATGTCTTCGTTACCGTAGACCGCGGCGACCAGAATTGGCACGGCAGCATCGGCGTCGTGACCAACCTGGTTCGTCGCGCGCCGTTCGACCCATTGAATGCAACGGCGATGGTGTGTGGGCCGGAAATCATGATGCGGTATTGCGCGCATGAACTGGCTAAGCGTGGTGTCGATCAGGATCGAACCTACGTTTCGATGGAACGCAATATGAAGTGCGGCATTGGCCTGTGCGGGCATTGCCAGTACGGCCCTGTCTTCATCTGCAAGGACGGGCCGGTGTTCCGCTACGACCGAATCCGCGGAATGTTCGGAAAGCGGGAGATCTGAGATGCCGAATTCGAAGAAGCCAAAACTCGCCGTGTGGAAGTTCTCGTCCTGCGACGGTTGCCAGTTGAGTTTGCTGGACTGCGAAGACGAGTTGCTGGCCGTTGCGAATGCGATCGACATCGCCTACTTCCCGGAAGCCAGTCGCGCGATGGTGAAGGGCCCATACGACATTTCACTCGTCGAAGGATCGATCACAACGCCGCACGAAGAAGAGAACATCCACAAAGTACGCCGCCAATCGAAGGTGCTGATCACAATCGGCGCGTGTGCCACCGCGGGTGGTATTCAGGCGCTTCGGAATTTCCGCGATGTGCGCCAGATGGTTTCCGCCGTTTACGCGCATCCTGAGTTCATCAAGAGTCTCAATAAGTCGACGCCGATCGCGGACCACGTCTTCGTCGATTTCGAATTGCGCGGCTGCCCAATCAACAAGGCTCAACTCCTCGAAGTCGTCAGCGCTTACCTGGTTGGTCGCAAACCGAACGTGCCGGCTTTCAGCGTCTGTCAGGAGTGCAAGCGACGCGGCAACGTGTGCGTAATGGTGGCGCGTGGCGAACCGTGCCTTGGCCCAGTTACGCAGGCGGGCTGCGGCGCGCTTTGCCCTTCGTACGACCGTGGTTGTTTCGGCTGCTTCGGCCCGAAAGAAACCGCAAACACACCGGCCCTGGGTGAATGGTGGAAGACGGAGTTGGGCGTGGACAGCGATGGCGTGAAGCGCTCATTCCGCACCTTCAATGCCTACGCGGAAGCCTTCAGAAGGGAAAGCGAGAGTCATGAAAGGTAAGAACGGATCGGCCGCGACGAAGTCCCCCAAGGGAAAGAAGACCCGCACCGTGAAGGTGGACTACCTGGCGCGAGTCGAAGGCGAAGGCGCGATGTACGTTCGCATCAATGACGCCAAGGTCGAAGATGTGAAGCTGAAGATCTTCGAGCCGCCGCGTTTCTTCGAAGCGTTCCTGCGTGGCCGCGACTTTCGCGAGGCCCCGGACATCACGGCGCGCATCTGTGGAATCTGCCCGATCGCTTACCAGATGAGTTCCGTTCACGCGATGGAGGAGATCTGCGGCGTGAAAATCGAGGGCCCGCTCCGCGACCTGCGCCGGTTGATCTACTGCGGCGAATGGATCGAAAGCCACGTCCTGCACGCGTTTATGCTGCACGCACCGGACTTTCTCGGCTACGAAAGCGCCATCCACATGGCCAAGGACCACAAGGACCTTGTGAAGATGGCGCTGCGCATGAAGAAGGCCGGCAATGAGTTGATGGGCTTTCTGGGCGGACGAGAAATCCATCCGATTAACGTCAAGGTCGGCGGATTCTATCGAGTGCCCACAAGGAGCGAACTCAAGCCATTGCGCGATGAGATGGAGTGGACGCGCGATGCGGCTTTGGAGTCGTTGAAGATATTCTCCAAGCTGGACATACCACAGTTCAAACAGGACTACGAGTTCGTCGGGATGCGTCACCCGAAGGAGTATCCCTTCAACGAGGGGCGACTCGTTTCGAACCGCGGTCTGGACATTCCATTGTCCGAGTTCGAGAATGTGTTTGAGGAAGAACACGTCGAGCATTCGACGGCGCTGCATTGTCGTATCAAGGAGCGCGGTAATTACTTCGTCGGTCCCCAGGCGCGTTACAATTTGAACTACGATCTGTTGCCGGACGATGTGAAGAGTGCCGCCAAGGAGGCGGGGCTTGGTCCCATCAGCCGCAATCCTTTCGAGAGCATCCTCGTGCGCCTGGTTGAAATCCTCTACTCTTGCGTTGAAGCGATCCGCATCATGGACGCCTATGAAGAACCCGACGCACCAGCGGTCGAAGTTGAGCCACGCGCCGGCACCGGGTACGGATGCAGCGAGGCGCCTCGCGGAATT
This DNA window, taken from bacterium, encodes the following:
- a CDS encoding site-specific integrase — its product is METPAATELALFSGEEIASPDSTGNPTPEQAATARIGFDRDIRRAGEHYAGSWASATLRAYRSDLKDFAAYCESRGLSSIPASPETICAYLAALGDGDWGAPRKLATIERRKASLSHVHKEAGLGDPASDPRVLRVLKGIRREKSVKQERKDALRTEDIQKIVKTFACNPRGLRDKALLLIGFATGCRGSELAALQFKDIQSHRQGLIIEIRRSKTDQDGEGHIKLIRCGRKSETCPVRALKAWMDSGAIETGSVFRSITNAEEILDEAMSNKGVSRAIKRAVAAIGLNPDHYASHSLRAGFVTEADSRGAKTSDIMRQSAHKTARMIAVYTRYNLDEVFRDSTALDLGL
- a CDS encoding phage Gp37/Gp68 family protein translates to MEYTEIAWTTHTFNGWEGCSKVSSGCKFCYASGIAKRFESNRGVIWGPHGTRVRTSEQNWKKPLTWNRKAEKNGERYRVFTASMSDVFEENWDEALDPWRTDLFDLIETTPNLDWQILTKRPAAIAPTLKRLGYPKDFFLSLGNVWLGTSTENADWARRRIPPLTKIPAAVHFISAEPLLGPIPNLPLDHIEWVIVGGESGPKARPMEADWVREIRDQCLASGTPFFFKQWGGARKKLSGKLLEAREWTQIPTRTLPKEETPCM
- a CDS encoding tyrosine-type recombinase/integrase is translated as MKKIETIGTTTTYFEKSPRRGIWSCYFTTYAGRRIRFSTKQNVFARAREVAATRVWEENGRDKDPHATPDVSSFTLFREYRKTLKARGRAESTLGNIERFERRFEKFFGCQSCLPELTKQDIERWAGWLRQQKVINHKRETDRRLGHKTVSEHINWLSAVYNYYDLKNPVKRVHRPKKSHSQEVEERKIYYPEEVRKILKSAKERSAEGDDWRLFELMTRIYAFTGLRYSELMGLQFSDVDKQNRQVLVAKNKKRETRNLTLTGDFSGVWNDLQTLIGMSRKHHGKSWQRDLPIIWKYHNWYRKTLKYRFCPAEKIEYKGVHAYRHGFASNALMRSGWSLDYLAKWLGHDRSVCFRLYSHLIPEEPPGFEY
- a CDS encoding DUF3536 domain-containing protein — translated: MADGTNNGSNGSGADGALTKGHVDVSDRFLCVHGHFYQPPRENPWLETIEEQPTAAPFHDWNDRITNECYGPNTAARVVNSEGEILDIRNNYEKISFNIGPTLLSWMEHHAEDIYHEILAADARSVVERGGHGNALGQVYNHLIMPLASRREKNTQIIWGMEDFRRRFRRDPEGFWLSETAVDVETLEVLAANGVVYTVLAPRQAKAFRVLDGTGGWRSADGGRIDPSRPYICSLPSGRHIVLFFYDGPISQAVAFEGLLTDGNRFAERLTSGFSRHRTWPQLVHIATDGESYGHHHLHGEMALAYALHVIEARSQARLTNYGEYLSLVAPNCEAQIWENSSWSCVHGVERWRSDCGCSTGGHQGWNQKWRRPLRDAFDLIKAKADEIFDVEAARFFREPWEARDAYIDVLLNRTPDQTFDFLSQHKEHDLEPEERREALSLLEMQRNSMLMYTSCAWFFDELSGIETVQTLKYAARLLQLIQRYAPKLEAEFVAVLEKAPSNIPAFENGRAIWHRLVKPQVVDLHRVVANYAILNFDRHFEGSIEHYCYEINESDSHSGQYGNSRLKISRFTAASRLAGETLEGVVCVLHFGGHDFQCKIRGPLDLADYEDLQSDLFKIFSRRSLTEVVRAIDAHFGGRDYTLSDLFGECQREILGRVTVGAFERFESTLNLMYDENRKLMEYLLESGAPLPPGFLAVGEYVLRARLKDELAVFVSNPEQSTALETAKEARHIGLNIVDEGLRGDLARALEQVFHDLALMPTGGLCRIANQLLDIIEILDVHLDLWEAQNICFALVYGRDLPSHLARQTRYRRRPNSPVFPALRELADRLRISRTPLRSASDIEEASMSG
- a CDS encoding 4Fe-4S dicluster domain-containing protein; its protein translation is MRTIERMGFDGLLDALKAWGYTLIGSRVAQSAVTWGEIDSSADLPAGCHDEQAGGRYRISRNGRAALFDYAAGPQSLKKYFFPAQRQLWRVERGRNGSPRKIIPGDLTTPKLAFIGVRPCELAAIAVQDRTFLNGRYVDPYYKAQRENSLLVAVNCTNPSGTCFCASMKTGPKATEGFDIVLTEVFEGDRHYFVADGGSEEGRNVLAQVTSNTSSDHEIAAARRVSESAAKRMGRQLDTTQIKELLYRNDEHPRWDDVEERCLSCGNCTLACPTCFCHTVEDVSDLDGQAASRVRRWDSCFSIDFSYIHGGSVRTSGRARYRQWITHKLAAWNDQFGTSGCVGCGRCITWCPVGIDITEEVRAIRETEPPRSRVKSHGKK